Proteins found in one Misgurnus anguillicaudatus chromosome 3, ASM2758022v2, whole genome shotgun sequence genomic segment:
- the LOC129440505 gene encoding uncharacterized protein: MEPTPKRKRLNGLAAEVTPPPAQTPSSSQQNKADAGEVDCSSVPQPSPLQRHMPPPASRRRLWRPAPSSQDEMEPTPKRAKLKRLSAKVTPPPAQTPSSAQQNKADTAVADCSSASQPSTNNSRPIRQVSPPASPTKRRALKRPAPSTSQEASEGMVSDAKRPRLDGLL, from the exons ATGGAGCCGACGCCGAAGAGAAAGAGGCTAAATGGGCTGGCGGCTGAGGTCACGCCTCCTCCGGCCCAGACGCCATCATCCTCTCAG caaaataAAGCAGACGCTGGGGAGGTCGACTGCTCTTCTGTGCCTCA aCCTTCACCTCTTCAGAGACATATGCCTCCTCCCGCCTCTCGTCGCCGTCTTTGGCGTCCGGCTCCGTCTTCACAG GATGAGATGGAGCCGACACCAAAGAGGGCCAAACTTAAAAGGCTGTCGGCTAAGGTCACGCCGCCTCCGGCCCAGACGCCATCATCCGCTCAG caaaataAAGCAGACACTGCCGTGGCCGACTGTTCTTCAGCTTCTCA ACCTTCAACTAATAACAGTCGGCCAATCCGGCAAGTGTCTCCTCCCGCCTCTCCTACAAAGCGTCGTGCTCTTAAGCGTCCCGCTCCATCCACTTCACAG gaAGCATCTGAAGGCATGGTATCAGACGCCAAGAGACCCAGACTGGATgggttactttaa